TGATCGAGTCGGTTTACCACGGCTTAATCTTTCTACGTCGTCCTTGGTTGGCTTGGGCATGGTAACCGCATCAACTTGGAGCTAGCAATAGCTAATCTGCAATCAATTATTGGGTAGGTAAAATATTGCTTAGAAACGATAGTGCAAGACTAAAGGAACCTCAGCAATGCAGCTGTAAAGTTGAATTAGAAGCAGAACGGTAAAAACTGGGTGCGGCAGGCGGCATAACCATCAACTAGTGCACCGAGACCAATTTGGTGGGCGATACCAAAGCCCGTGAGGCCTTCCACCACGATGCCTATGACGATGCCGAGCATGGCGGCACGGCCGTTAAACAGTTCAGCTCGCTTGAGCTGGGCCACGAGGGTCAGCTGTTCGGGGCTGTTGTTGAGCAGCTGTTTGCTGGCGGGAGTGTTGGTCATGGAAATGTCTTGGGTGGTGTCAAACGAAGCGGAAGCGCGCTTGCATCAATCGGCGATATTTGGCTGCAGCAATAGGGCGCTGATCAACCAGGCACCAAAAAGCGCCACGGTGAGAGTTGCGATCATCGAGTCCTTGGGGTCAGGTCACTAGGGCGGCTGAGTACGTACGTCGTCATGCCACCGAGCACAACGACAAGTGCGATGACGGTTGCAATGGCAGCGGTGTAATCGGTGCTCATGGGATCAGCCCAGGCCCAGTTGGCCGAGGATGCTCTGGCCGGTGAGCAGCTCGGTGCCAAGGCCGATAACGAAGCCGAGCATGGCCAGACGGCCATTCCAGGTTTCAGCGAAGGCAACGAAACCGAAGCGGGGCGGGGGCTCAGTCATGACTGTTGCGGTTTGTTACGATAACTGTAACGCAATGTGACTGGTTTGGGCGCTGTCGCGGCTGAGGGCTGCGAATCCATGGGCGGCAGCCCTTCTCTTGCCGCTCAATCAACCTGGCGGAAGGCCTTCGCTGAGATGGCTGCCGGAGTGAGGGCCCAGAAGCCACCGGGTTGATCCGTTTCAGGGGCGCCACCGCCTTGATCCAGTCCGGAGATGAGCTCATTCCCCGTGCCTGCATCGAAGGAAAAGCGACCCAGCCCGTTGAAGAGCAGGGCAAGGCTTCCTCCCAGGTGGGGTACCACCAGTTCCAGCACGTAGATGTTCAGGCCAGCCGTGAAGATGTACTGATAGGCCGCCGTGGCCATCGTGCCTGCCAGGGCCAGGGTGCCCAGAGGCGTGAAGGCCCCAGGATCACCAGCCAGCAGCAGAACCAGCTTGGGGATGTCGATGGTCGATTGGGGCGATGGACCCTTGCATTGACCACCGGACAGTTCGTGATTAGCCAGGCTTATCGGTGTCATCAGCCCTGCTGTCGCCCCATTGTGCATTTGGGTTGGGTGGCAAATATGAATTGGTGTTACGTTCAGATGAGCGAGCGGTTTCCCGCCCCGCATCTACTTACTGCTTACCTGCAAAGCCTTCCGGCTTTCGTCAGCTAAGCCCTTCCCCAAACCGTTCTCATGACAACCACTATTCAGCAGCGCCAAGGCGTTTCTGCGTGGAACCAGTTTTGCGACTGGGTCACCTCCACCAACAACCGCCTCTATGTGGGCTGGTTCGGTGTGCTGATGATCCCCTGCCTTCTGGCTGCCACCATCTGCTTCATCGTGGCCTTCATCGCCGCACCCCCTGTCGACATCGACGGCATCCGTGAGCCCGTAGCTGGCTCCCTGATGTACGGCAACAACATCATCTCCGGTGCTGTTGTTCCTTCCAGCAACGCCATCGGCCTGCACTTCTATCCCATCTGGGAAGCAGCCAGCCTCGATGAGTGGCT
This genomic window from Cyanobium sp. Tous-M-B4 contains:
- a CDS encoding chlorophyll a/b-binding protein — its product is MTEPPPRFGFVAFAETWNGRLAMLGFVIGLGTELLTGQSILGQLGLG
- a CDS encoding chlorophyll a/b-binding protein, giving the protein MTNTPASKQLLNNSPEQLTLVAQLKRAELFNGRAAMLGIVIGIVVEGLTGFGIAHQIGLGALVDGYAACRTQFLPFCF